One Candida dubliniensis CD36 chromosome 1, complete sequence genomic region harbors:
- a CDS encoding mitochondrial import receptor, putative (Similar to S. cerevisiae MIR1;~Similar to C. albicans MIR1), whose amino-acid sequence MSTPSEYKLPQYTVKDYASFALAGAIGCGATHGAMTPIDVVKTRIQLEPTVYNKGMLGSFKQVVQTEGAGALLTGLGPTVLGYSLQGAFKFGGYELFKKTFIEYLGYDTAKQYKDSIYIGSSALAEFFADIALCPLEATRIRLVSQPTFANGLIGGFSRILKEEGVGSFYNGFTPILFKQIPYNIAKFLVFERANEAIYNAIPTPKVDLSNAAHTAVNLGAGIIAGCAAAIVSQPADTLLSKVNKTKKAPGQSTVGLLVQLAKQLGVTGSFAGLPTRLVMVGTLTSLQFTIYGSLKKALDCPPAVAL is encoded by the coding sequence ATGTCCACTCCAAGTGAATATAAACTCCCTCAATATACTGTCAAAGATTACGCTTCATTTGCTTTAGCTGGTGCTATTGGTTGTGGTGCTACTCATGGTGCCATGACTCCAATTGATGTCGTCAAAACTAGAATCCAATTAGAACCAACCGTTTATAACAAAGGTATGTTGGGTTCTTTTAAACAAGTTGTTCAAACTGAAGGTGCTGGTGCTCTTTTAACTGGGTTGGGTCCAACTGTTTTGGGTTATTCTTTACAAGGTGCTTTCAAATTTGGTGGTTACGAATTATTCAAGAAAACttttattgaatatttggGTTATGACACTGCTAAACAATATAAAgattcaatttatattgGTTCATCTGCTTTAGCTGAATTTTTTGCTGATATTGCTTTATGTCCATTGGAAGCTACTAGAATTAGATTGGTTTCTCAACCAACTTTTGCCAATGGATTAATTGGTGGATTCTCAAGaattttgaaagaagaaggtgTTGGTTCATTCTATAATGGATTCACTCCAATCTTATTCAAACAAATTCCATATAATATTGCTAAATTCTTGGTTTTCGAAAGAGCTAATGAAGCCATTTATAATGCTATTCCAACTCCAAAAGTCGATTTATCCAATGCTGCTCATACTGCTGTTAACTTGGGTGCCGGTATCATTGCTGGTTGTGCTGCTGCCATTGTTTCTCAACCTGCTGATACTTTATTGTCTAAAGTCAACAAAACCAAGAAAGCTCCAGGTCAATCCACTGTTGGTTTGTTGGTCCAATTAGCTAAACAATTGGGTGTCACTGGTTCATTCGCCGGTTTACCAACAAGATTGGTTATGGTTGGTACTTTGACTTCCTTACAATTCACCATCTACGGTTCATTGAAGAAAGCTTTGGACTGTCCACCAGCCGTTGCTTTGTAA